A window of Candidatus Peribacteraceae bacterium genomic DNA:
GTCATACGTCATACGTAATACGTGATACGAACGCATGCCGACAATAGCAGTGAGAGCGCTCATGATGAAATATCAGATGCGGAAGAACCTGTACTATCTTTCTTCTGCTCCCGCCCGCCCGCCGTAGACTCCGAGTGACCACGAGGAGCGGAGGTGGGCTGGAACGGCATTCCGAGCGCCTTGAGGAGCGCCCTCCCCTCCTCATCGTTCTTCGCCGTGGTGGAAAGCTGGATCTGCAAGCCGAAAATCCTGCCCGCTTCCACCGACGGCACTTCCGGGAAGATGGTGTGGTCCTTGAGGCCGATGGCGTAATTCCCGTGCCCGTCGAGCTTGGTGGGGAGGCCGCGGAAGTCGCGGATGCGCGGGAGAACGTAGCTCAGGAGGCGGTCGAGGAACTCCTCCATCTTGGCACCGCGCAACGTGACCATGGCGCCCACCGTGGTGCCTTCGCGGGTCTTGAAATTGGAGATGGCCTTGCGCGTCTTGCGGAAGACGGGCTTCTGGCCCGTGATCAGGGCAAGTGTTTCACCGATGTACTGGTGCAGCTCCTTGCTGTCCATCTTGGTCTTGTTGATCCCCACGTTCACGATGACCTTCTCCATCCGCGGAAGGGCATGGATATTATCGACCCCCAACTCCTTCTGGAGCGTCTTGGCGATGGGGCCGCGGAGCCGGTGATGGAGGGATTCGTATTTCATCGGTCAGGGATTGATGGGAGCAAAGGGAATCAAGAGCCTCTCCCGCTCGTCTTGGGGGGAATATTCTGCGAGGGAATGGTGTGGTCCTGCTTGGAGCGCGCTTCATCGGGGGGGGCACCGCCTTCCCCTTCCGCCGACCCGAACTGCAGCTTCTTCCAGAACGGCTGCTTGGTGGGCTTGCCCGTCGGCGCCTCCTTCTTCACCTCCTCTTTCTTCGCAGGCGCAGCCTTCGACGCGTCGGTCTTCTTGGCTTGCCCTGAGCTTGCCGGGCGGGGCGCGGCCACCTTGCGCACCACTTCGCCGCTCCTCTTGGCGATGCGCACTTTTTTCCCTTCCTTGATGGCAAAGCCGATACGGGTGGGCTTCTTGGTCTTGGGGTCCACGAGCATCACCTTGGAAGCATTCATGCTCGCCTCGTACTTCACGATGCGCCCCGCTTCCTGGTAGGTCTTCTTGATGTGGCGCGTACGCATGTTGATGCCTCCCACCACCACGTGGTTGCGTGCGTGGATGACGCGCATGATGCTGCCCGTCTTCCCCTTATCCTTGCCGCTGATGACGACGACCGTGTCGCCCGTGTGCAATTTCATAGAACGTCGGGGGCTTGGGAAATAATCTTTTGATATCCTTTCGCGCGCAGTTCCCTGGCGACGGGGCCGAAGACGCGCGTGCCCTTGGGAATGCCGTCCTTCTGGATGATGACGCAGGCGTTGTCGTCGAAGCGGATGGCGGAACCGTCCTTACGGCGGACCACGTTGCGCGTGCGTACGACCACCGCGCGCTCCACGGTCTTCTTGCGCACCGTGCCGCGGGGAGCTGCTTCCTTGACCGCAACGATGATCACGTCGCCCAAGCCCGCGTACCGGCGGCGCGTGCCGCCGAGCACCCGGATGCACATCACCTTCTTGGCACCCGTGTTATCGGCTACGCCGAGGATGGTCTGCGGTTGGATCATTGGGGGGAATCAGGGGAATCGGACGTCTTTTGCGTGCGCTGGGTGACCGCCGTAAGGTCCTTCTCCTCCGCCAACTCGCTCACGCGGGGCGCGTGCTTCGTGACCTCGGTCACGCGGAAGTACTTGCGCTTGCTCAGCGGCCGGCACTCGGTGATGAGGACCTCATCGCCCACCGCCAGGTCAAAGCCCTTGCTGTCCGCAAGGAACTTCTTGCTGATGGAGTAGCGCTTCTTGTACTTGGAGTGGAACATCGAGCGATGGACGGTCACCGTGACGGTGTCCTGCATCTTCGCCGACGTAATGAGGCCCTTCTTGGTTCTCATGATGCGGAAGTGGAGGAAGAGACGTCAGCCTTCCCCGCCGTGGCGGAGGGGAGCTTGTCCGCTGCCGCCCCGCGGGGCGGGACGGAGGCGGACACTATACGACTTTTCGGCTTACTCTTCAACACTTTCTTAGGCTGTCGCTGCTGTGCCCCCTGCGCCGTGAGCATGCGCGAGAGTTGCCGCTTCTCGCGGCGGTAGCGGGCGGTGTCCTTCTCCTTCTTCATC
This region includes:
- the rplN gene encoding 50S ribosomal protein L14, which codes for MIQPQTILGVADNTGAKKVMCIRVLGGTRRRYAGLGDVIIVAVKEAAPRGTVRKKTVERAVVVRTRNVVRRKDGSAIRFDDNACVIIQKDGIPKGTRVFGPVARELRAKGYQKIISQAPDVL
- the rplE gene encoding 50S ribosomal protein L5; its protein translation is MKYESLHHRLRGPIAKTLQKELGVDNIHALPRMEKVIVNVGINKTKMDSKELHQYIGETLALITGQKPVFRKTRKAISNFKTREGTTVGAMVTLRGAKMEEFLDRLLSYVLPRIRDFRGLPTKLDGHGNYAIGLKDHTIFPEVPSVEAGRIFGLQIQLSTTAKNDEEGRALLKALGMPFQPTSAPRGHSESTAGGREQKKDSTGSSASDISS
- a CDS encoding uS17 family ribosomal protein; its protein translation is MRTKKGLITSAKMQDTVTVTVHRSMFHSKYKKRYSISKKFLADSKGFDLAVGDEVLITECRPLSKRKYFRVTEVTKHAPRVSELAEEKDLTAVTQRTQKTSDSPDSPQ
- the rplX gene encoding 50S ribosomal protein L24; translation: MKLHTGDTVVVISGKDKGKTGSIMRVIHARNHVVVGGINMRTRHIKKTYQEAGRIVKYEASMNASKVMLVDPKTKKPTRIGFAIKEGKKVRIAKRSGEVVRKVAAPRPASSGQAKKTDASKAAPAKKEEVKKEAPTGKPTKQPFWKKLQFGSAEGEGGAPPDEARSKQDHTIPSQNIPPKTSGRGS